A region from the Acidimicrobiales bacterium genome encodes:
- a CDS encoding glycoside hydrolase family 3 C-terminal domain-containing protein gives MRLSGGPRSASWRRCHAWRALLVPLSLALLPALLAPGSAAAAAPAARAAGPCPWAAPEAAARATPTTLADEVLAHMDLAEKLTLLALAPGDGYENRVRGIRALCLPPFTLQDGPDGLSAGDRGATQLPSSLGVAASFDPTLAERYGAVQGAEARGQGIDVVQGPNLNIDRVPESGRAFEGYGEDPYLVSVMGDADIEGIQSAGVLADAKHFTAYNQETDRAALNEQVGERALQEIYLAPFRAAVTVAHVASIMCSYGEVNGVNDCSDPALFKELYQGWGFTGFVRSDLRSVTSPPLAFAAGLDLIKPAATAVLRSAFADRIVKPSRLDDAVRRLLEAEFTFQLIEHPLTGRSGAEVATAAHARFALRAAEESMVLLKDSGVLPLSTGHLASLAVIGAAASTAPVAAGGGSAYVRPPFVSRPLAAIAAIVGPRTKVRYVAAGTAVQPFSPISPSSLHSFSFTGPAPLALHGQAAGLLARQYAPTGFFPASLEHALSEWSARVSAPASGHYDFSVTATGNAWLSVGGKLLLSTPGTHQLSTWTVPVFLVKGRPTAISLRYYPSSRGAVPVVGWRSSGADIAAAVRAAAHASAAVVFVNDANAEGSDRPSLRLPGDENALVEAVAAVNRHTVVVLDTGGPVLMPWLGDVAAVLEAWYPGEQDGAATAAVLFGASDPSGHLPVTFPAANGAVPAHSPATWPGVAGTVSYSEGLEVGYRYQQAHGLTPLFPFGFGLSYTRFSESGLRVVADADGGEEAVVTVRNLGRRAGTDVVQAYLAFPPAAGEPPEQLKAFVRVPLAAHAATTVTLDLPASAFTAYLNGRWQALPGQYTLSVGESSADLGLRASVFAPGFNPGAPAVAGGAGASPSGGGAATSGASGSSGASGAAVGVTVSAARRSS, from the coding sequence ATGCGGCTCTCCGGGGGGCCGCGAAGCGCGTCGTGGCGGCGGTGCCACGCCTGGCGGGCGCTGCTGGTCCCCCTCTCCCTCGCCCTTCTGCCGGCCCTGCTCGCTCCGGGCAGTGCCGCTGCCGCCGCGCCCGCGGCGCGGGCGGCGGGGCCGTGCCCGTGGGCGGCGCCCGAGGCCGCGGCGCGCGCGACCCCGACGACGCTTGCCGATGAGGTCCTCGCGCACATGGACCTCGCCGAGAAGCTCACCCTCCTCGCGCTCGCGCCGGGCGACGGCTACGAGAACCGCGTCCGGGGCATCCGCGCCCTCTGCCTCCCGCCCTTCACGCTCCAGGACGGCCCCGACGGCCTCTCCGCCGGCGACCGCGGCGCCACCCAGCTGCCCTCCTCGCTCGGCGTCGCGGCGAGCTTCGACCCGACCCTCGCCGAGCGCTACGGCGCCGTGCAGGGCGCGGAGGCGCGCGGCCAGGGCATCGACGTCGTGCAGGGGCCGAACCTCAACATCGACCGGGTGCCCGAGAGCGGGCGCGCCTTCGAGGGCTACGGCGAGGACCCCTACCTCGTCTCGGTGATGGGCGACGCCGACATCGAGGGGATCCAGTCGGCGGGCGTCCTCGCCGACGCCAAGCACTTCACCGCCTACAACCAGGAGACCGACCGGGCCGCCCTGAACGAGCAGGTCGGGGAGCGGGCCCTGCAGGAGATCTACCTCGCGCCCTTCCGCGCCGCGGTGACGGTCGCGCACGTCGCCTCGATCATGTGCTCCTACGGCGAGGTGAACGGCGTCAACGACTGCTCGGACCCGGCGCTGTTCAAGGAGCTCTACCAGGGCTGGGGCTTCACCGGCTTCGTCCGCTCGGACCTCCGCTCGGTGACCTCACCGCCGCTCGCCTTCGCCGCCGGCCTCGACCTCATCAAGCCGGCGGCGACCGCAGTGCTGCGCAGCGCGTTCGCCGACCGCATCGTGAAGCCGTCCCGCCTCGACGACGCCGTGCGCCGCCTGCTCGAGGCGGAGTTCACCTTCCAGCTCATCGAGCACCCGCTCACCGGCCGCAGCGGCGCCGAGGTCGCCACCGCCGCGCACGCCCGCTTCGCGCTGCGCGCCGCGGAGGAGTCGATGGTGCTCCTCAAGGACTCGGGGGTGCTGCCCCTCAGCACCGGCCACCTCGCCTCGCTCGCCGTGATCGGCGCGGCGGCGAGCACCGCGCCGGTGGCCGCCGGCGGCGGCAGCGCCTACGTGCGCCCTCCCTTCGTCTCGCGGCCGCTCGCGGCGATCGCCGCGATCGTCGGCCCCCGCACCAAGGTGCGCTACGTCGCGGCGGGCACCGCGGTGCAGCCCTTCTCGCCGATCTCCCCCTCGAGCCTGCACTCCTTCTCCTTCACCGGGCCGGCACCCCTCGCGCTGCACGGGCAGGCGGCGGGCCTGCTCGCCCGGCAGTACGCGCCGACGGGCTTCTTCCCGGCGAGCCTCGAGCACGCGCTCTCGGAGTGGAGCGCGCGGGTGAGCGCGCCGGCGAGCGGCCACTACGACTTCTCGGTGACCGCGACCGGCAACGCCTGGCTCTCGGTCGGGGGCAAGCTCCTCCTCTCCACGCCCGGCACCCACCAGCTCTCCACCTGGACGGTGCCGGTCTTCCTCGTGAAGGGCCGGCCGACGGCGATCTCGCTCCGCTACTACCCCTCGTCGCGCGGCGCCGTCCCCGTCGTCGGCTGGCGCTCGAGCGGCGCCGACATCGCCGCCGCGGTGCGCGCCGCGGCGCACGCCTCGGCGGCGGTGGTCTTCGTCAACGACGCGAACGCCGAGGGGAGCGATCGTCCCTCGCTCCGCCTCCCCGGCGACGAGAACGCCCTCGTCGAGGCGGTCGCCGCGGTCAACCGGCACACCGTCGTCGTCCTCGACACCGGCGGCCCGGTGCTGATGCCGTGGCTCGGTGACGTCGCGGCCGTCCTCGAGGCCTGGTACCCGGGGGAGCAGGACGGGGCGGCGACCGCCGCGGTCCTCTTCGGGGCCAGCGACCCGTCGGGCCACCTGCCGGTGACCTTCCCGGCGGCCAACGGCGCCGTCCCCGCGCACAGCCCCGCGACCTGGCCGGGGGTGGCGGGCACCGTCTCGTACAGCGAGGGGCTGGAGGTCGGCTACCGCTACCAGCAGGCGCACGGTCTTACGCCGCTGTTCCCCTTCGGCTTCGGCCTCAGCTACACGCGCTTCTCCGAGTCGGGGCTGCGCGTCGTCGCCGACGCCGACGGCGGTGAGGAGGCGGTGGTCACCGTTCGCAACCTCGGCCGACGCGCCGGGACCGACGTCGTCCAGGCCTACCTCGCCTTCCCACCAGCAGCGGGGGAGCCCCCCGAGCAGCTGAAGGCCTTCGTGCGCGTCCCGCTGGCCGCGCACGCGGCGACGACGGTGACCCTCGATCTCCCGGCGAGCGCCTTCACCGCCTACCTGAACGGGAGGTGGCAGGCGCTCCCCGGCCAGTACACCCTCTCGGTCGGCGAGTCCTCGGCCGACCTCGGGCTGCGGGCGAGTGTCTTCGCGCCGGGCTTCAACCCGGGCGCTCCCGCGGTGGCGGGCGGGGCGGGCGCCTCCCCGTCGGGCGGCGGCGCGGCGACGAGCGGCGCCAGTGGCTCGAGCGGCGCCTCGGGCGCCGCGGTGGGGGTCACGGTCTCGGCGGCGAGGCGCTCCTCCTAG
- a CDS encoding histidine phosphatase family protein: protein MTAAAPTLGIETGTRLAVIRHGEAICNAEGFVGGLRSCRGLTALGRLQSEALAERLRATGELAEPAALWTSVLPRAYETAEIIAPALGAPRIERSASLSEREPGVADGLSWAELARRFGRSSTPGDEPDLPLAPGGESWVAFVARAAGALLDLARAHPGGLVVVVSHGGVIDSSLISFLGLSEHGNGVRLHVDNTSITEWRHTGRRWRLVRYNDAAHLHAASGPLHAEPPEWVFKESP, encoded by the coding sequence GTGACCGCCGCCGCCCCCACGCTCGGGATCGAGACGGGGACGCGCCTCGCCGTCATCCGTCACGGGGAGGCGATCTGCAACGCCGAGGGCTTCGTCGGTGGCCTCCGCAGCTGCCGCGGCCTCACCGCGCTCGGCCGCCTGCAGAGCGAGGCGCTCGCCGAGCGGCTGCGCGCCACCGGTGAGCTCGCGGAGCCGGCAGCGCTGTGGACGAGCGTGCTGCCGCGCGCCTACGAGACCGCGGAGATTATCGCCCCCGCGCTCGGTGCCCCGAGGATCGAGCGCTCCGCCTCGCTCTCCGAGCGCGAGCCGGGTGTCGCCGACGGCCTCAGCTGGGCCGAGCTCGCCCGCCGCTTCGGGCGCTCCTCGACACCGGGTGACGAGCCCGACCTCCCGCTCGCGCCGGGGGGCGAGAGCTGGGTGGCCTTCGTCGCCCGCGCCGCCGGCGCGCTCCTCGACCTCGCCCGCGCCCATCCCGGCGGCCTCGTCGTGGTGGTCTCGCACGGCGGGGTCATCGACTCCTCGCTGATCTCCTTCCTCGGCCTCTCCGAGCACGGCAACGGGGTGCGCCTGCACGTCGACAACACCTCGATCACCGAGTGGCGCCACACCGGCCGGCGCTGGCGACTCGTCCGCTACAACGACGCCGCCCACCTCCACGCGGCCTCCGGGCCGCTGCACGCCGAGCCGCCGGAGTGGGTCTTCAAGGAGTCCCCCTAG
- a CDS encoding LLM class F420-dependent oxidoreductase, which translates to MQLGPVGLWAQQFRTAPRAEALAAIGPVEQLGFAAVWIPGGGTDEILDVADELLAASERIVIASGILNIWMHDPAAVAAQHQELNAEHDGRFLLGLGVSHASIVEQNTAEAYRRPLAVMSAFLDGLDGAAAPVPREERCLAALGPRMLEMARDRSAGAHPYCITPEHTRFARGVLGAGPLLAPELKAVLETDAGRARAIARAHLDRYLRQPNYANNLVRLGYAADDLADAGTDQVVDDLVAWGSAADVAERVAAHREAGADHVCIQVLTEDPVAFPHREWEELAAVLC; encoded by the coding sequence ATGCAGCTCGGTCCCGTCGGTCTCTGGGCCCAGCAGTTCCGCACCGCACCGCGCGCCGAGGCGCTCGCCGCGATCGGCCCCGTCGAGCAGCTCGGCTTCGCGGCGGTGTGGATCCCCGGCGGTGGGACCGACGAGATCCTCGACGTCGCCGACGAGCTGCTCGCCGCGAGCGAGCGGATCGTCATCGCCTCGGGGATCCTCAACATCTGGATGCACGACCCCGCGGCGGTCGCCGCGCAGCACCAGGAGTTGAACGCCGAGCACGACGGGCGCTTCCTCCTCGGCCTCGGGGTCTCGCACGCCTCGATCGTCGAGCAGAACACGGCTGAGGCCTACCGTCGGCCGCTCGCGGTGATGAGCGCCTTTCTCGACGGCCTCGACGGCGCCGCGGCGCCGGTGCCGAGGGAGGAGCGCTGCCTCGCGGCGCTCGGCCCGCGCATGCTCGAGATGGCGCGTGACCGCTCCGCGGGCGCCCACCCCTACTGCATCACCCCCGAGCACACCCGCTTCGCCCGTGGCGTCCTCGGCGCCGGGCCGCTGCTCGCGCCCGAGCTGAAGGCGGTGCTCGAGACCGACGCCGGCCGCGCCCGCGCGATCGCCCGTGCCCACCTCGACCGCTACCTCCGCCAGCCGAACTACGCGAACAACCTCGTCCGTCTCGGCTACGCGGCCGACGACCTCGCCGATGCCGGGACCGACCAGGTGGTGGACGACCTCGTCGCCTGGGGGAGCGCGGCCGACGTCGCGGAGCGGGTCGCCGCGCACCGCGAGGCGGGCGCCGACCACGTCTGCATCCAGGTCCTCACCGAGGACCCCGTCGCCTTCCCGCATCGGGAGTGGGAGGAGCTCGCCGCCGTCCTCTGCTAG
- a CDS encoding flavin reductase family protein encodes MSLPVEPQAATPELFRSVLSNFATGVTIITARDGEEIVGMSANSFTSVSLEPPLVAFCAARSSTTYPRIRRAGGFCVNVLADDQAELAKLFSRLGVDRFAEISWGPAPSGAAILEGVLAWVDCTITAEHPAGDHVIVVGEVRYLGAAPARSPLLFFQSSYGMEEATVPLGGTPPPTS; translated from the coding sequence GTGAGCCTCCCCGTCGAGCCGCAAGCCGCGACCCCCGAGCTCTTCCGCAGCGTGCTCTCGAACTTCGCGACCGGCGTGACGATCATCACCGCCCGTGACGGCGAGGAGATCGTCGGGATGAGCGCCAACTCGTTCACCTCGGTCTCGCTCGAGCCGCCGCTCGTGGCCTTCTGCGCGGCGCGCTCCTCGACCACCTATCCCCGGATCCGCCGCGCCGGGGGCTTCTGCGTGAACGTGCTCGCCGACGACCAGGCGGAGCTGGCCAAGCTCTTCTCGCGGCTCGGCGTCGACCGCTTCGCGGAGATCTCCTGGGGCCCCGCGCCCTCCGGCGCCGCGATCCTCGAGGGGGTGCTCGCCTGGGTGGACTGCACGATCACCGCCGAGCACCCCGCGGGCGACCACGTGATCGTCGTCGGCGAGGTCCGCTACCTCGGCGCCGCCCCGGCGCGTTCGCCGCTGCTGTTCTTCCAGAGCAGCTACGGGATGGAGGAGGCGACGGTGCCGCTCGGCGGCACGCCGCCGCCGACCAGCTGA